The genome window ctgagtgtctgcaggttcactccacccttgtacttgattgatgaattaaggtcacgaATTAGTGAGGGACTCCACTCAacaggttgtctaggtcttaattgaatgGACAAAACAAAAacctacagacacacagccctccgtggaatgagtttgacactccTGGTGCAATGTGACTTGGTATGATGTTCAATGACTGCAGACTTCAAACAGCGTAGATCTGTATAAGTAGATACCGTACAGGTATCAACCTGTAATTAGTACCATGTTGTATAAGTAGATACCGTACAGGTATCAACCTGTAATTAGTACCATGTTGTATAAGTAGATACCGTACAGGTATCAACCTGTAATTAGTACCATGTTGTATAAGTAGATACCGTACAGGTATCAACCTGTAATTAGTACCATGTTGTATAAGTAGATACCGTACAGGTATCAACCTGTAATTAGTACCATGTTGTATAAGTAGATACCGTACAGGTATCAACCTGTAATTAGTACCATGTTGTATAAGTAGATACCGGACAGGTATCAACCTGTAATTAGTACCATGTTGTATAAGTAGATACCGTACAGGTATCAACCTGTAATTAGTACCATGTTGTATAAGTAGATACCGGACAGGTATCAACCTGTAATTAGTACCATGTTGTATAAGTAGATACCGTACAGGTATCAACCTGTAATTAGTACCATGTTGTGCTATATGGAAAGCAGTTCCATCCTTCAAGGAAGCTTGAATGAAAATGCACTACCTGATAATGGGGGCCGCTTATAATCATGTGaatatatttgtatttctatgaaaCGCTGTTACAAACCTAACTGTCTATTTAATATTCAGAAGTCATCATGACTTTAGATTTTTCACCCATTTTCTCTACAGTACAGTTCATTTTTTGAGTCAAATTAAAACTGTTGATAATTAAAGTTTTTGTAAACGTTATTTTAGTTTCTTTCATGTTCATTTATACATAGATAGGATCATTCATACACATTAACTAAATACACTTAATAATGTAATAAAATATTTGGtttatcttttttattttttttattttttatctggcATTTCAGACTACTTCATTGTATAAAAGAAAAACACTTTCACACTAGCAGACATTGTTGAACATATAACTGAAATAACGACGTCTGTACGTCAGGCAAAAAAAGCACCAACTGAGTCAGGTATATGAAAACCCAAACATATTTTATTGATGCAACTTCATGTCCATTgtgtttctcccctccctccctccctctcacttggTCTTGGTAGAGAAGATGTAGGACTCCAGTAGAAAGACAGTCTCATCCACCTGGTTCTCTGTAGAGTCCAACCTTCAGGGAGAAAAGAGACGAGGTAATAAAGCTACAGTAATGTAGCAGTATTAGTAATGTCAGTGTAGTAGTAACAAGTATGTAGTAGTACTTGTTGATGTGATGTCGTAGGCCTCTAGCTgttgtcatatatatatatatatatatatagtatgggTGTCGTAGCAGTTGCAtcatgactggttgcatcactgcctggtacagcaactgcccggcctccgaccgcaaggcactacagagggtagtgcgtacggcccagtacatcactggggccaagcttcctgccatccaggacctatataccaggcggtgtcagaggaaggccctaaaaattgtcaaagactccagccaccccagtcatagactgttctctctgctaccgcatggcaagcggtaccgaagtgCCAAgtataggaccaaaaggcttctcaacagcttttaatTAAGGTGCAGTGGTAATTAAGGTGCAGTGGTAATTAAGGTGCAGTGGTAATTAAGGTGCAGTGGTAATTAAGGTGCAGTGGTAATTAAGGTGCAGTGGTAATGCAGTACTTGTTGATGTGATGTCGCAGGGCTTCTAGCTGCTGTCTCTCGGGGGCAGTGATCATCTCCTCCACCTCTGTCAGCTGTTCAGGCTCCGCCCCGCTGGCCTGCAGCGACGCCAGGATCGCCTCGATTCGCTGGGACTTCTCCAGCAGACGCCTGTCAATCAAACACAGGAAGTCTTGTACATGTACCAAAATTGCTGAGGATTATATACACAAAAAGTCAGACTTGTTTCCATTGTGCTCCTCTATTGTCCTCTAAAAGTCAATATGCAGACCTAAAGAGACCTTAGCAGGAAACTTAGAGAATAAAACCaaatctatccatccatccacttaGGAATCAATCAATAAACTCACTTGTTCTCCTTGGTCTCGAAGAGGCGCCTCTCAATCAGATTAGCCACTGTCTGCAAGTAGTGATGGGGAAAAATGTATAAagttacatatcgcaatattGTTTTGGacctgttctccatcttctttttatatTAGTAAGCCAACAGATTTtctgcacttttatttccatgactgatcaaaacaaaCGTTCTCATGCgctctcgtctctctgcagcagacatatagcgagcaatatgtttggaacatcaaatcgcaatatcGCATTGCATATAGAAACgcgagaatcgcaatacatatcgtatcagcACCTAAGTATTGTCATGAGGTCCTTGGTAATTCCCAGCCCTATCTGCAAGACAGACGTCCACCATTAATTGTCAAGTCAGCGGTGCACGAAGTAAACagcaatcaaatcaaaatgtatttataaagccctttttacatcagcagatgtcacagagCGCTTCTACAGAAAcatagcctaaaaccccaaacagcaagcaatgcagatgtaggagCAATATCAGGCGGGCTTCCGCAACAACGGAGTGTGAATTGCGACACTAAATGTCTCTGCTGTTGTGGTCCTGAAGCGATCAAGTTGCAGCACCGTAAAGTACACATGCAGATATACCCTCACCGGCCaggttattaggtacaccaccacaTCCACGGAAATATATCGCTCCTACAGACTGAGTCACGtgaccgtggcttgctatataaagcaggcagacaggcattgaggcattcagttactgtttgattgaatgttagaatgggcaaagccagtgacctaagcgactttgagagTGATATGATCGTCGGGGTCAGGCATGCCAGATCTCAGAAACGGCCGCTGTaatgggcttttcacgcacagcAGTGTCTACGGTTTCCCGAGaatggacaaacaaaaaacatccggtcagcggcagtcctgtgggcaaaaacagcttgttgatgagagaggtcgaaggagaaaggcaagaatcgtgcaagctaacagacgggccacaaacaggcaaataacagcaCAGTACAAcaatggtgtgcagaacggcatctcggaatgcacaactcgttggtccttgtcacggatgggctattacagcagacgaccacaccgggttccactcctatcagctaaaaacaagaagaagtggctcCACTAGACTCAAGATCACCAACAGTGAACAATTGATGAGTGGAAAAACATCcaacgaatcccggttcctgttgcgtcatgctgatggaaGAGTCAGGATTTGCCGTAAGCAGCATGTGTCCGtggacccatcctgcctggtgtcaacggtacaggctgctGGCGGTGGTGTACCActgtccaatctgcagcaaccgTGTGATGCCATCGCATCAGCATGGActaacatccctgtggaacgtttccgaCTTTTAGAGTCCATGCcacgaagaattcaggctgttctggaggcaaagggggggtcTGACCtggtactagataggtgtacctaataaactgaaagTATATTTTTGACTCGTTCTACTTCCGTATTtcctctttatttagacagtttaaaatgtagatgtaaaGGTACAGTtgtagaagagagaaagaaagagggtggGGATTTAATGTGTCAATGTGGACAATATGTGTTCAGTAAACTGCAGCACTACCGCTGCGCCTCAGGTTCGCAAATATTTTGTCGCGAGTGCAACATCTTGCATCACGCTCATCTACAATATCAGCGTTTCATCCTGCTGCTCATAGTATAGCTTAGTTTGAATGTGTAccttgtagcagtgttgtagcagtAGGCGGGCAGTAGGCAGCTGGTTGACAGTGTACAGGTAGAAGGTACGTGAAGGGGCGTGGTCAGGAGTCTTAGGGATTTCCTAGGGTGGAAAAACACAGGTGAGCATGATAATGTATggtttgtatagtgtgtgtgtgtatttgtgtgttacctgtagctGTACCAGGTTCTCTGACAGCAGTGTGTACAGCATGTCTTTGGCCTCCTTGGCAGGGATCATAGCAAAGTCCTCCACCTGCTTCTGCTCCAGGTGACGTTTCCTTAGCAACAGACGGAAGATCCTAGCCGACCGCGAGCCAAACCTGACAATGGGAAAGGTTGAATGAATGACACCCTACAAGCTATGTAGCCACCGTGGGCAGAGACATAAACAGAGTAAATGGACACAGACCAACtctgacaaacacagacacaccaacctcTCCTGTACCACAGACTCCAGTGTAGCTCTCGCCAGGTTGGCCAGGGCTCTTTGGAGATCTGAGTGGTCAGTCAAGAAACGACCACTTACAACTGTATCATGAAATACTGGAAATGACCTATTATACAATAGTGTGTGGATGAGAAACTCAAACAGGTTTCATCAGGGTTGTAAAAGGATACTGACCACGTACATTCCTCCTCCACTGTCACCTGATTTCCCCACAAACTCCAtctgaggaacagagggagggagaaacatcAGTTTACCAGCCCCCTAGGcactgatccaaggtcagttctGCAATTGATCTCCCAATGGTTAAGATTGGGATATGGGGAGgggaatctgatcctagatctgctcCTACCGGGTCATCCACCAGAAGGGAGAGGTACTGGTCCAGGATTGGTCTGCTGATGCTGTAGTTGGGCGGGAGGGAGCGGAAGATCTCATTGGCTGAGAGGGGCTGAGTGTAGGCGGCGGTCTGTGTGGTGGTGACCTCACTCATCCTCAACATAGTCCTCACAATCTCACTACTGgtctgtgggggtgggggggggggggaagagagagcggtctttttcactcaggccccccttccagcattggggaacatcccacaTGACACATCTATTgatatgggcacaagcactgttcatgatacaaactgttcacacccgtCTTGTTGGTGGAGAAAACATCTTGTAGGTTTAAagctttcctgcaattctacacattttgtcttgaagtgcagagaaaatgttgccatttattttttatttaactaggccacaCCACGCCCTCCCTGCTAACCCCTCAGTTTGGGAATCACTGACTTAGACCAGGAGAGATTTAATGGGGGTGGTCTACAAGCATACGGAGGTGGTCTGTAGGGGTCTGTGACACTGACCTGGTCCAGTTTGCTGGCCACAGCACTAATGATGGCCTGGTCTCTGAAGTGCTGATGGAACCTCTCAAAGTTCACCTGCCAGTAGATCCCCTCATCACCACACGactggaaagagagggaggggatagaaaGAGGCACAAGTCATTCAAAACGGTTCCATTCCTTATTGAGAGGAGTAAAAGAAAAACAGAACAAGGTCCTCTGATTCTCTATTACAGCCCATTATCTCTGTGTCAAGGGTAGAGGGTCTGACCTCGGAGTCCATCTTGGCTTTCttccctcctctctgctcctcactGTCGTCACTGGAGCGTCTGCGCTTCCCGCGACCTGCCCCACAAACACAACAAGCGAGTGTATAGCAAGTATTTACTGAATTACATATAGCAGGAGGTTTACATGTGGGTATGCACACAGGTGAAAAGGTACTACGTGTTATATGAGACAAAGTGTTTGCGGTACCTATGAGTGTAACATGGGGCAGCTTGTAGCAGTCAGGGTTGCTCTCTGCTGTTGGGGGGGCAGTGGAGGCGGAGGCGGCAGGGGTGCCGGGGGTCGCCGGGTTAGTGGAGGTGGCTGCAGTTCCCATCTCGGCCACCGGAGGACAGCGCTGCAGGAAGTGAGTCTCTACCAGCTTAGAGAAGGCTGAGACCACCTCACTGTACTCCATACTATGACCCTCTacagagagaaaaataatgaGGACAGAAGGAGAAGAAAATATAGAATAATCATACATCTTGTAatcgctctctcacacaccctcCATGTTATGAGTGAGTCGGTCAGCTACAGTCTTGACCGTGTTGCTCATGGTCATATGGCCTCGTTGTAGGACCTCCTCCACGATGAGTTCTCCTGTGTCTCCATACAGGGTCTTAGCTGTGTAGATGTACCGCGGGTACCGCAGAACCCTTAGAACCCGCTCACAGCTGGCCCGGTACTCCACTGGGCTCCCGGGGCCTCGCCGGCCCGACCCGAACTCACAAGCACCGTGCTgtaccaacacacacagagacttctTCACCTGCAGAAGAGACAGGGTCACCACCTAGGTTGAACAatatgttttatgtgtgtgtttgcttgtttgtgtAGTACCAGGTCCAGTGGTGTGTTGGTCTCATTGGCGATGGTCCTGAGGTTCTGTGCCCCTCCTCTGAGCAGGTGAGTGCCTATCCTCTCCACCACCTCTCCAAAGTGCTCCTGTAGCAGCAGGCCACACAGCCGCACCTCCTGGGCAGTCATCTGCTGAAACAGGAGGAACCGGGGAACAGGTCAACAACACGTTTTTGGACTGTTCATCGAAATTTACTTATGCTGAGCAGTATGATGACACTAACAACCGGTAACCAAATCACGGCTTTTCAACAACGTTAACTAACAACTTTAATTTTATAACTTAACTGCCATGCTCACAAACCTTTGCAAAACACCCTTTTCAGATCATGAAATGAGTTTCGAGAGAATCCTCGCAAAACAACTTCAGAATCCCAAACACATGTGATTGCCAGCGCCACAACACAACGAATTTCCGCCCTCACAGGTAAGCTTATTTTCCCAAAGAGTTGCGCATTGCATGAAGGGATGTTGGCGGACCACCCTCTTTGGTATGCAGGAGGACCGACGTCACTGTTTGCTATTCTGGGGAAGATGGCGGAAGCTGCGGCGGTTCCCCCGCATCGGTTCTTCTGTCATTGTTGTAAGGGAGAAGTAAGCCCCAAGCTCCCGGTAAGTCAGTCGTTTCACCGTGTCCCGATCATGGCTGTTCAATGCAGGTCTTGTTCTTTTCCGTCGGTTGACAACCGAATCCAGCAAATAGCAGtagttgtttaactagctagctgctaACTGTAGACGGCTAGCCAGTAGGGCCCTCGGCACTGGCTCTAGCTAGCAAACAAACAATGTTGATGTTTGTTGTTGCTCGCTTTAACAATAGGATTTGTCAACTAATTTCTTTAACAAAGACATTATAACGTAACTCGGCCAGTCTGGCTACTCCTTGTCCTACTAAAGCAGAGGGAATACGGGGGTTTCCTTGGCCTGGGACGCGTTCAGCAGGACACAACGGTTTGGCACGTTCAGATAGAAAATATTATGTagaacaatacatcatgtaggcTCTATTTACGcattctatctgcaacgttcgtGAACGTTTGGCAACTGAATGTGGCACAGTTAAGTTTCACAATCAAACTGAAAGTAAAATGTAGAAAGACATTGCACAATATTTTGACTGCTTGACCCTAATTATTTAACTACATTAATCCGTATTGACTGCGTTCATTCTAGAAGAGAAGTTATGACACTTAACGTTttgcatttagctagctagtcgTGTAGCTATCTGTTTGTAATTGACTCGCAGTCTCTGGTAGTCAGTCAATGTGTCAGTAAGTCACTCAGTCTGCTTGTCTAAACCAACGTTAGCTAGGATACATTTTTGTATGTTAGGCTGGTCAGTGAGAGGCAGACTGGTAATCCCCTGTTTATTCCCTTCCTGCCATTGAAGCTAAATCTGGGAGGAGGCTGAAGTAGGCCTAGACACTGACATGGACCTAAGGCCAGTTTTGGGATGTCCCTCTTATTGGGAAATAGATCTGTGCCTATGGGTCCGATCCATCTagcccagggtttcccaaactcggtcctgcccccccccccccccaatcatcATGATTGGGCTCCAGAgtgatgcagcggtctaagg of Salvelinus alpinus chromosome 4, SLU_Salpinus.1, whole genome shotgun sequence contains these proteins:
- the LOC139572693 gene encoding DNA-directed RNA polymerase III subunit RPC3-like isoform X1, yielding MTAQEVRLCGLLLQEHFGEVVERIGTHLLRGGAQNLRTIANETNTPLDLVKKSLCVLVQHGACEFGSGRRGPGSPVEYRASCERVLRVLRYPRYIYTAKTLYGDTGELIVEEVLQRGHMTMSNTVKTVADRLTHNMEEGHSMEYSEVVSAFSKLVETHFLQRCPPVAEMGTAATSTNPATPGTPAASASTAPPTAESNPDCYKLPHVTLIGRGKRRRSSDDSEEQRGGKKAKMDSESCGDEGIYWQVNFERFHQHFRDQAIISAVASKLDQTSSEIVRTMLRMSEVTTTQTAAYTQPLSANEIFRSLPPNYSISRPILDQYLSLLVDDPMEFVGKSGDSGGGMYVVNLQRALANLARATLESVVQERFGSRSARIFRLLLRKRHLEQKQVEDFAMIPAKEAKDMLYTLLSENLVQLQEIPKTPDHAPSRTFYLYTVNQLPTARLLLQHCYKTVANLIERRLFETKENKRLLEKSQRIEAILASLQASGAEPEQLTEVEEMITAPERQQLEALRHHINKLDSTENQVDETVFLLESYIFSTKTK
- the LOC139572693 gene encoding DNA-directed RNA polymerase III subunit RPC3-like isoform X2 — encoded protein: MTAQEVRLCGLLLQEHFGEVVERIGTHLLRGGAQNLRTIANETNTPLDLHGACEFGSGRRGPGSPVEYRASCERVLRVLRYPRYIYTAKTLYGDTGELIVEEVLQRGHMTMSNTVKTVADRLTHNMEEGHSMEYSEVVSAFSKLVETHFLQRCPPVAEMGTAATSTNPATPGTPAASASTAPPTAESNPDCYKLPHVTLIGRGKRRRSSDDSEEQRGGKKAKMDSESCGDEGIYWQVNFERFHQHFRDQAIISAVASKLDQTSSEIVRTMLRMSEVTTTQTAAYTQPLSANEIFRSLPPNYSISRPILDQYLSLLVDDPMEFVGKSGDSGGGMYVVNLQRALANLARATLESVVQERFGSRSARIFRLLLRKRHLEQKQVEDFAMIPAKEAKDMLYTLLSENLVQLQEIPKTPDHAPSRTFYLYTVNQLPTARLLLQHCYKTVANLIERRLFETKENKRLLEKSQRIEAILASLQASGAEPEQLTEVEEMITAPERQQLEALRHHINKLDSTENQVDETVFLLESYIFSTKTK